In the Limanda limanda chromosome 10, fLimLim1.1, whole genome shotgun sequence genome, one interval contains:
- the sytl4 gene encoding synaptotagmin-like protein 4 produces the protein MPQDANMISLSFLSDSERERILEVLQRDEELRQGEETRVRKLKTELLDVKRKGAKRGSGKYSQRICGRCLEPLSRLTFFSTQCKTCNHHVCSNCRTALPNGSWLCSVCAKESDLKKRTGDWFYDQRVNRFYETPGHNLVKVSLKKKPQLKKRETTGEQLLRNTEINPDPPFPVPLPRQKNQADNKGHSSKNSVASKESFESKEDVGSKLTCSDTESAENASLGSNKTETESGSMTPEQPRRGKQSLQSSPTGSNVSSLTIPVKTRVVTVDTNTEANTAPEVKPVSPSPELDVDRLFKKSLRRPPKPPESVSTFDLREAIEAPDASMGYRSHSVPGLDVKEAEEEDEDIDSLVSFHKRSIMSSSSSLQSSQNALGSTMSIYSEAGDFDSVEVSGNIVFSMSYDEDSQSLHVFIKECHGLAYADASRQLSNPYVKCYLLPDKSRQSKRKTTIKRNTIEPVYKETLKYPISRSQLFTRSMSISVWHHGRLSRNAFLGEVEIPLDSRDLDSPDEDNVALMSKAASTAQTSAFAQYKGELVISLKYVTPKKQATEKTKVKKKEAATEPRGELHVLIKEANNLMAMQPGGTSDSFVKGYLFPTKGKSTKRKTPVVKKSLDPHYDHTFVYKDLALEQLREMCLELTVWDKETMLSNEFLGGVRLSSVKGTVKISKEEVEMDSVGEEVSMWEKMMQYPDSWAEGTLPLRSTMRKDEGE, from the exons ATGCCCCAGGACGCTAACATGATCAGCCTGAGCTTCCTGTCTGACTCCGAGCGGGAGCGGATCCTGGAGGTGCTGCAGCGGGACGAGGAGCTGAGGCAGGGGGAGGAGACGCGTGTGCG GAAGTTGAAGACAGAGTTGCTGGACGTGAAGAGGAAAGGGGCCAAACGTGGCAGTGGAAAATACAGTCAGCGTATTTGTGGCCGATGCCTGGAGCCTCTGAGTCGACTGACTTTCTTCTCCACTCAGTGCAAGACGTGCAATCACCATGTGTGCAGCAACTGCCGAACAGCCCTCCCCAACGGATCCTGGCTGTGCTCTGTGTGCGCCAAAGAATC GGATCTGAAGAAAAGGACGGGTGACTGGTTTTACGATCAGAGAGTCAACCGGTTCTATGAAACGCCAGGACACAACCTGGTGAAGGTCTCGCTGAAAAAGAAACCCCAGT TGAAGAAGCGTGAGACGACCGGAGAACAGCTGTtgagaaatacagaaataaaccCAGATCCTCCCTTTCCCGTGCCTCTGCCCAGGCAGAAAAATCAAGCGGACAACAAAGG ACATTCAAGCAAGAATTCAGTTGCTTCGAAGGAATCGTTTGAATCCAAGGAGGACGTCGGGTCAAAGTTGACATGCAGTGATACAGAGTCTGCAGAAAATGCCAGTTTAGGCAGCAACAAAACTGAGACTGAGTCCGGCTCTATGACCCCTGAGCAGCCAAG GAGAGGGAAGCAGTCTCTCCAGTCCAGTCCAACAGGCTCCAATGTTTCCAGTCTGACCATCCCAGTCAAAACACGTGTGGTTACCGTCGACACCAACACAGAAGCAAACACT GCCCCAGAAGTCAAACCCGTCAGTCCGAGCCCGGAGCTGGACGTTGACAGACTTTTCAAGAAGAGCCTTAGACGACCCCCGAAGCCTCCTG AGAGCGTGTCGACATTCGACCTGCGCGAAGCTATCGAGGCACCTGACGCCTCGATGGGCTACCGGAGTCACTCTGTACCAGGCTTAGATGTTAAG gaagctgaagaggaagatgaagatatTGACAGCCTGGTCAGCTTTCACAAAAGGTCAATaatgtccagctcctccagcctgCAAAGCTCACAG AACGCGCTTGGCAGCACGATGAGTATTTACAGTGAAGCAGGAGACTTTGACAGCGTGGAGGTGAGCGGGAACATCGTGTTCTCGATGAGCTACGACGAAGACAGCCAGAGCCTCCACGTCTTCATCAAGGAGTGCCACGGGCTGGCTTACGCCGATGCCTCACGCCAGCTTTCAAACCC tTATGTCAAGTGCTATCTGCTCCCCGACAAATCTCGCCAGAGTAAAAGGAAGACCACCATCAAGAGGAACACCATCGAGCCCGTCTATAAAGAAACACTTAAG TACCCCATCAGCCGCTCTCAGCTGTTCACCCGCTCCATGTCAATATCAGTGTGGCATCACGGTCGCCTCAGCCGCAACGCCTTCCTGGGAGAAGTGGAGATCCCTCTGGACTCCAGAGACCTCGACTCCCCAGACGAGGACAATGTGGCTCTGATGTCAAAG GCAGCCTCCACTGCACAGACTTCAGCTTTTGCTCAGTATAAAGGAGAGTTGGTGATCTCCTTGAAGTACGTCACACCTAAAAAGCAGGCGACTGAGAAAACCAAAG TCAAGAAGAAAGAAGCAGCGACGGAACCCAGGGGAGAACTGCACGTCTTAATCAAAGAGGCAAATAATTTGATGGCAATGCAACCAGGAGGGACATCAGATAGCTTTGTGAAGGG ATACTTGTTCCCAACGAAAGGGAAGAGCACAAAGAGGAAGACTCCCGTCGTAAAGAAGAGCCTGGACCCCCACTACGACCACACGTTCGTGTACAAGGACCTGGCTCTGGAGCAGCTGAGGGAGATGTGTCTGGAGCTGACTGTGTGGGACAAGGAGACCATGCTGAGCAATGAGTTCCTAGGAGGGGTCCGCCTCAGCTCAGTCAAAG GCACTGTAAAAATAAgcaaggaggaagtggaaatggACTCGGTCGGAGAGGAGGTCAGCATGTGGGAGAAGATGATGCAGTACCCTGACTCGTGGGCAGAGGGAACTCTTCCACTGCGATCCACGATGCGGAAGGACGAGGGCGAATGA
- the trmt12 gene encoding tRNA wybutosine-synthesizing protein 2 homolog — translation MDGAPCLRVSQCHTQQFRRCLQSIGALDLSMRLLKDSEGTVLLPISPSCVSQLDLHSLRGMVASGSTCELVWNQTNKEKGKTSVSQLEQILQDLLESRGERWTEEMREDLPRSFQRHGDLVLMGDGCFSLPLWKKMDGRLWSTVAEGLGATRLAKISRISSDGFRSPVVTMLLGEHSWVKHVDNGIGYEFDVTKSMFSAGNITEKLRVAGFDCTGETVVDLYAGIGYFTLPYLVHAGASHVHACEWNPDAAEALQKNLEANEVSDRCTIHRGDNRQLRLCDIADRVNLGLIPSSEDGWPVACRLLKRTTGGILHIHQNVTSPLPNIEAIPAIDDAVHRVSGKKADREAWQAWAEDTANLIACLLRDISGASWLTSVQHIEHVKSYAPHVHHVVLDLECRPV, via the exons ATGGACGGTGCGCCTTGTCTCCGTGTGTCTCAGTGTCACACACAACAGTTCAG GAGGTGTCTCCAGTCCATAGGAGCTCTAGATCTGAGTATGCGTTTGTTGAAGGACTCCGAAGGAACAGTCCTCTTACCCATATCCCCGTCCTGTGTGTCCCAGCTGGATCTGCACTCTCTCAGAGGCATGGTGGCCTCAGGCAGCACGTGTGAACTAGTCTGGAATCAG ACAAATAAAGAGAAGGGCAAGACGAGTGTCAGTCAACTCGAACAAATCCTCCAGGATCTGTTGGAGTCTCGTGGTGAAAGATGGacagaggagatgagggaggaCCTCCCTCGCAGCTTCCAGAGGCACGGAGACCTCGTCCTAATGGGGGATGgctgtttctctcttcctctgtggaaGAAAATGG ATGGACGGCTGTGGAGCACAGTGGCCGAAGGTCTGGGGGCAACACGTTTGGCCAAGATTAGTCGAATTTCCAGTGATGGATTTAGGTCTCCGGTGGTGACGATGCTGCTGGGAGAGCACAGCTGGGTCAAACATGTGGACAATGGTATCGG GTATGAGTTCGATGTCACCAAATCTATGTTTTCAGCTGGAAACATAACGGAGAAGCTGCGCGTTGCTGGATTCGACTGCACAGGAGAGACGGTGGTGGATTTATATGCAG GTATCGGATACTTCACTCTCCCTTACCTGGTCCATGCTGGGGCCAGCCATGTTCACGCCTGCGAGTGGAACCCTGATGCTGCCGAGGCTTTACAGAAAAACCTGGAGGCCAACGAGGTGTCTGACCGCTGCACAATCCACCGAGGAGACAACCGACAG CTCCGACTGTGTGACATCGCTGACCGCGTGAACCTGGGTCTCATACCGAGCTCGGAGGACGGCTGGCCCGTCGCCTGTCGCCTGCTGAAGAGGACGACAGGAGGCATTTTGCACATTCACCAGAACGTCACCTCACCGTTACCGAACATTGAAGCCATTCCAGCAATCGATGATGCCGTCCACAGGGTTTCTGGGAAGAAGGCCGACAGAGAGGCGTGGCAGGCCTGGGCTGAGGACACAGCAAACCTCATTGCTTGTCTTTTGAGGGACATCAGCGGTGCATCCTGGTTGACAAGCGTCCAGCACATAGAGCATGTGAAGTCATACGCACCTCATGTCCACCATGTTGTCCTGGACCTGGAGTGCAGACCTGTGTGA